The proteins below come from a single Candidatus Palauibacter polyketidifaciens genomic window:
- a CDS encoding HPF/RaiA family ribosome-associated protein: MRTIVTARNTDVSDIREIIETRFTSLTRFEPRASKAEVVFTGEKTQVRAAAVVSVDRARPVHGEAAGPDPRTALDRLADKLGNQLRRNHDRYNEHSAPPMDELFGSPFEADGEPG, translated from the coding sequence ATGAGAACCATCGTCACCGCGCGTAACACCGATGTTTCCGACATTCGCGAGATCATCGAGACTCGCTTCACGAGTCTGACTCGCTTCGAGCCGCGCGCCTCGAAGGCCGAGGTCGTATTCACCGGAGAGAAGACCCAGGTACGCGCGGCGGCCGTGGTCAGCGTCGACCGCGCCCGTCCCGTGCATGGAGAGGCTGCGGGTCCCGACCCCCGCACGGCGCTCGACCGGCTCGCGGACAAGTTGGGAAACCAGCTCCGACGCAACCATGACCGGTACAACGAACACTCCGCGCCGCCGATGGATGAACTGTTCGGGAGCCCCTTCGAGGCGGACGGAGAGCCCGGATGA
- a CDS encoding PTS sugar transporter subunit IIC, giving the protein MTGVELSAGDWALACLLGAAIGLDGVSWPQAMWSRPIVAGTLGGLLFGAPAAGCLVGVWLELVLSRHPPFGGARHPETGPAAFTAGAAYAAAGDGAPIGIVAAVVVGWAIGWTGAHSVTLLRRVTPSLVSRPEGFRGGAAALARRHRLAIALDALRAGLLVAALFVPSVLFVRLLSTQPPGAAGAAWWPVVAGIGLAAGAGVAARGLGARDRHWPALAAGCVLGTLLVRVFA; this is encoded by the coding sequence ATGACGGGCGTCGAGCTTTCCGCCGGCGACTGGGCGCTGGCTTGCCTGCTCGGTGCGGCGATCGGTCTCGACGGGGTGTCCTGGCCTCAGGCCATGTGGTCCCGCCCCATCGTGGCGGGTACGCTGGGAGGACTGCTCTTCGGGGCACCCGCCGCGGGGTGCCTGGTCGGAGTCTGGCTGGAACTCGTCCTGTCACGGCATCCCCCCTTCGGCGGTGCGCGGCACCCGGAGACCGGACCCGCGGCCTTCACGGCCGGAGCCGCCTACGCGGCCGCCGGGGATGGCGCCCCGATCGGCATCGTCGCCGCGGTCGTGGTCGGCTGGGCGATCGGGTGGACCGGCGCCCACTCGGTGACCCTCCTGCGACGCGTGACGCCGAGCCTCGTCTCGCGACCCGAGGGCTTCCGCGGGGGGGCGGCCGCCCTCGCGCGACGCCACAGGCTGGCGATCGCCCTGGACGCTCTGCGCGCCGGACTCCTCGTCGCTGCGCTATTCGTGCCCTCCGTGCTGTTCGTTCGTTTGCTGTCGACGCAGCCGCCCGGCGCGGCGGGCGCTGCGTGGTGGCCCGTTGTCGCGGGAATTGGCCTCGCCGCCGGCGCGGGCGTCGCGGCGCGCGGGCTCGGCGCGCGAGACCGCCACTGGCCGGCGCTGGCCGCGGGATGCGTCCTCGGAACCCTGCTCGTCCGAGTGTTCGCATGA
- a CDS encoding PTS system mannose/fructose/sorbose family transporter subunit IID has translation MMPRKRDFARAISRSFSIQGSWNDRTMTGPGMAHALAPLLARIHEGDPAAFRRAVQRHSRAFNAHPYLAPVAIGALARLEFDGEDPDTLLRFRSALRAPLGALGDGVAWAGWRPFCASAAGIGFLLGLDPLFAAGSFLLLYNAGHVTLRVWGLRCGWRSGRSVASVLKRAPLRRIESALVRANQVLIGVLAALLVGRLPGTGDALWRDGGAVIAALMGYLVPRHISAVAMASLLAACAVWLL, from the coding sequence ATGATGCCGCGCAAGAGGGACTTCGCGCGTGCCATTTCGCGCAGTTTCTCCATCCAGGGCTCATGGAACGACCGTACGATGACGGGGCCCGGGATGGCGCATGCGCTCGCCCCGCTGCTCGCGCGCATTCACGAGGGCGACCCCGCCGCGTTCCGGCGGGCCGTCCAGCGCCACTCGCGAGCTTTCAATGCGCATCCGTACTTGGCCCCCGTGGCGATCGGGGCCCTCGCGCGCCTCGAATTCGATGGAGAGGACCCCGACACCCTGTTGCGCTTCCGTTCCGCGCTCCGCGCGCCGCTGGGAGCGCTGGGCGACGGGGTCGCGTGGGCCGGATGGCGGCCCTTCTGCGCGTCCGCCGCGGGCATCGGGTTCTTGCTTGGACTCGACCCGCTGTTCGCTGCCGGCTCTTTCCTTCTCCTGTACAATGCCGGCCACGTCACCCTCCGCGTCTGGGGGCTGCGCTGCGGCTGGAGGTCGGGCCGGTCCGTGGCCTCCGTGTTGAAGCGCGCCCCTCTGCGCCGGATCGAGAGCGCGCTCGTGCGGGCAAACCAGGTGCTCATAGGGGTCCTCGCCGCGCTGCTCGTGGGCCGGCTTCCGGGAACCGGCGACGCCCTCTGGAGGGACGGCGGTGCAGTCATCGCGGCGTTGATGGGTTACCTTGTCCCCCGACACATCTCGGCGGTCGCCATGGCGAGCCTGCTTGCCGCGTGCGCGGTGTGGCTCCTGTGA
- a CDS encoding HPr family phosphocarrier protein, with the protein MTVRHEAAVRIQNRLGLHARPAAEFVKLASRFRAEVRVEKDELEVNGKSIMGVMMLAAEAGASIRIQATGSDAENAVDSLTELVLSGFSEELDPDAGMDGLA; encoded by the coding sequence GTGACGGTACGACACGAAGCAGCGGTACGTATTCAGAACCGGCTGGGGCTGCACGCCCGCCCGGCCGCTGAGTTCGTTAAGCTGGCGAGCCGGTTCCGGGCCGAGGTGCGGGTCGAGAAGGATGAGCTGGAGGTGAACGGGAAGAGCATCATGGGCGTGATGATGCTCGCGGCCGAGGCCGGCGCCTCCATCCGTATCCAGGCCACGGGATCCGACGCGGAAAACGCCGTCGACTCCCTCACCGAACTCGTCCTGTCCGGGTTCAGCGAGGAACTCGATCCGGACGCGGGCATGGACGGGCTTGCGTGA
- a CDS encoding PTS sugar transporter subunit IIB, with product MPLELLRIDERLIHGQVLVGWGRPLDLDFYIVVDDALASSEWEQELWASALADEESAEFLGVDEAIRRFGELGRRAERGALLTRDTRTMRALAEPGCLDGRTVNVGGVYAAEGRKKILDYVHLSPEEIEDLRVIGERASVSARSLPTQREVRLDARRLR from the coding sequence ATGCCGCTCGAACTCCTGCGGATCGATGAGCGTCTGATACACGGCCAGGTACTCGTGGGGTGGGGGCGTCCGCTGGACCTCGACTTCTACATCGTCGTCGATGACGCTCTCGCTTCCAGCGAGTGGGAGCAGGAGCTCTGGGCCAGCGCGCTCGCCGACGAGGAGAGCGCGGAATTCCTGGGGGTGGACGAGGCGATCCGGCGCTTCGGGGAACTCGGCCGCCGGGCGGAGCGCGGGGCGCTCCTCACGCGGGATACGCGGACGATGCGGGCGCTGGCCGAGCCCGGCTGCCTCGATGGGCGGACCGTGAACGTCGGAGGCGTGTACGCCGCGGAGGGGCGGAAGAAGATCCTGGACTACGTCCATCTCTCTCCGGAGGAGATCGAGGACCTGCGGGTGATCGGTGAGCGCGCTTCCGTGAGCGCACGGAGCCTCCCCACCCAGCGGGAGGTTCGTCTCGACGCGCGGAGGCTCCGATGA
- a CDS encoding glycosyltransferase family 4 protein, protein MVRPLRILLLNWQDRENPEAGGAEVHLHEIFGRLAARGHEVRAVVSGWPGAAPSATLDGIDFQRVGDRYSYAWRARSAARGIVHGFTPDVLVEDINKVPLYSPRWAGVPVVALVPHLFGATAYAEASIPLATAVWAAERAIPRVYRDCSFQAISESTALDLTKRGLLARDITVIPPGIDHDTYQPGAATERAETPTLLYVGRLKRYKGLDVLFEALSQLSDRLPDARLVIAGRGSDERRLRRLVRRAGLAHRVRFPGYISEAEKVAWLRRAWAVVYPSPKEGWGMTNVEAAACGTPVIASDSPGLRESVAAGESGILAPHGDAAAWAASIREVLEKPSVRERLGTGALAHAARFSWSRAADETEAHLYKSLQP, encoded by the coding sequence GTGGTGCGTCCCCTTCGGATCCTCCTCCTCAACTGGCAGGACCGCGAAAACCCCGAGGCCGGCGGTGCCGAGGTGCATCTCCACGAGATCTTCGGCCGGCTCGCCGCCCGCGGACACGAGGTGCGAGCCGTCGTGAGCGGCTGGCCGGGCGCGGCCCCGTCCGCGACGCTCGATGGGATCGACTTCCAGCGGGTCGGAGACCGGTACAGCTACGCATGGCGCGCCCGGAGCGCGGCGCGGGGGATCGTGCACGGCTTCACCCCGGACGTGCTCGTCGAGGACATCAACAAGGTCCCGCTTTATTCCCCGCGGTGGGCCGGCGTCCCCGTCGTCGCACTCGTGCCGCACCTGTTCGGGGCCACGGCCTACGCGGAGGCGTCCATCCCTCTCGCGACGGCGGTCTGGGCGGCGGAACGGGCGATCCCCCGCGTCTATCGGGACTGCTCCTTCCAGGCGATCTCGGAGAGCACGGCGCTCGACCTCACGAAGCGAGGCCTCCTCGCCCGGGATATCACGGTGATCCCGCCCGGGATCGATCACGACACCTACCAGCCGGGCGCCGCGACGGAGCGCGCGGAGACCCCGACACTGCTCTACGTGGGTCGCCTCAAGCGTTACAAAGGCCTCGATGTCCTGTTCGAGGCGCTGTCACAGCTGAGCGACCGGCTGCCGGACGCGAGGCTCGTCATTGCGGGCCGCGGCAGCGACGAGCGTCGCCTCCGAAGACTCGTGCGCCGAGCCGGGCTCGCGCACCGGGTACGCTTTCCGGGGTACATCTCCGAGGCGGAGAAGGTCGCCTGGCTGCGTCGGGCCTGGGCTGTGGTGTATCCCTCCCCGAAGGAGGGGTGGGGGATGACGAACGTGGAGGCGGCCGCGTGCGGCACGCCGGTGATCGCGAGCGATTCCCCCGGGCTGCGCGAGTCGGTGGCGGCGGGAGAGTCGGGAATCCTCGCCCCGCACGGGGACGCCGCAGCGTGGGCTGCCTCGATCCGCGAAGTTCTGGAGAAGCCATCGGTGCGCGAACGCCTCGGAACAGGCGCGTTGGCCCACGCTGCCCGGTTCTCGTGGTCGCGTGCAGCGGATGAGACGGAAGCGCACCTTTACAAGTCACTTCAACCCTGA
- the hprK gene encoding HPr(Ser) kinase/phosphatase produces MTLTVASLLRRKREAFSLTVVAGESGLERGIEVPEVSSPGLALAGYRERFVSQRVLIFGETEIAYLESLRASERAAALTFVFESGVPCAIITKNQAAPAELVSAAEAAGVAVLETPLKTGDFYRRLQPYLEEEFAPRTSLHGSLADVYGIGLLFMGPSGIGKSECVLDLVERGHRLVADDLILVHRRQSDILLGRAHENQRHHMEIRGVGIIDVRAMFGIRAVRQQKRIEVVVELEVWGDRDDYDRTGLEVEECEILGAKLPKVRIPLNPGKNITVIAEVVAMNHLLRYSGEDPAAAFERDLIERMRPVRDYLESDDE; encoded by the coding sequence ATGACCCTCACGGTCGCGTCGCTGCTTCGGCGCAAGCGGGAGGCGTTTTCGCTCACGGTCGTCGCCGGCGAGTCCGGCCTGGAGCGCGGCATCGAAGTGCCGGAAGTCTCGTCGCCGGGACTCGCGCTGGCCGGCTACAGGGAGCGCTTCGTCTCCCAGCGGGTGCTCATCTTCGGCGAAACGGAGATCGCCTACCTCGAGAGCCTCCGCGCTTCGGAACGCGCCGCCGCCCTCACGTTCGTGTTCGAATCCGGTGTTCCCTGCGCGATCATCACCAAGAATCAGGCAGCGCCGGCGGAACTCGTCTCCGCGGCGGAGGCGGCCGGCGTCGCAGTGCTCGAAACGCCTCTCAAGACGGGAGACTTCTACCGGCGGCTGCAGCCCTATCTCGAGGAAGAGTTCGCGCCGCGGACCTCGCTCCACGGATCTCTCGCGGATGTGTACGGGATCGGCCTCCTTTTCATGGGTCCGTCCGGCATCGGCAAGAGCGAGTGCGTGCTCGATCTGGTGGAGCGGGGCCACCGTCTCGTCGCCGACGATCTCATCCTCGTACACCGCCGCCAGAGCGACATCCTCCTCGGGCGCGCGCATGAAAACCAGCGCCACCACATGGAGATCCGGGGCGTGGGGATCATCGATGTGCGCGCCATGTTCGGGATCCGGGCCGTGCGCCAGCAGAAGCGAATCGAAGTTGTCGTCGAACTCGAGGTATGGGGAGACCGCGACGATTACGACCGGACGGGTCTCGAGGTGGAGGAATGCGAGATCCTGGGCGCGAAGCTGCCGAAGGTCCGCATCCCCCTGAACCCGGGAAAGAACATCACCGTCATCGCCGAAGTCGTGGCCATGAACCACCTCCTGCGCTATTCCGGAGAAGATCCGGCGGCGGCTTTCGAGCGCGACCTCATCGAGCGCATGCGGCCGGTGCGCGACTACCTGGAGTCCGATGACGAATGA